The DNA sequence TGCCTGATGCTTGAATTGTGGGGTAAGTGAGAATAGAATACGGAGACAAGAGTCCGATGCTATCAATAAACGGTTGCGGAGGTGTAACCAATGGATTTCTCCCTGGAATACACGGAGGAGCAGGAAGACTTCGCCGGAGAGGTACGTGAATGGATAAAGGAGAACGTTCCTGCTGGTCTGGTGAACCTGAGAGACCCGATAAAGAAGACCTATGAACAGTGGCAACTGCGGCGCGAACTCGGGCGGCGACTTGGCAAGAAAGGATGGCTCTATGCCGGGTTGTCCAGGCAGTACGGTGGTGGTGGCCTGGATGCCGAACACCGGTTTGTTCTCAGCCGGGAGTTCGAGGCAGCGGAGATTGGCTATCCTCCGTTTTACGATTCGGCCCGACTGGCGGTTGGACCGATTCTGTCGCTCGGCACTGACGAGCAGAAAGAGCGCTTCTTACCACCCATTTTCCAGGGTGAGGTAACTACCTGGCAGCTCTTCACTGAACCGGAAGCCGGCACGGATGAGGCTAACCAGCAGACCGATGCCCTGCGCCACGAGAAAGAGGGAGAGTACTTTATTATCAATGGGAGCAAGATATTTGTTGGTGGGCTGTACGCTCCGCCGGACCAATTGTTACTGCTGACCCGTAGCGACCGCGAAGCACCGCGACACGATAACCTGGCGATGTTTCTTGCCCCGGGCAACCTCGAGGGTATTTCCATCACGCCGCTGCCCCTCTTTGTTTCCGGCACGTTGTCACAGGTTATTGGGTCTACCGTTGACCAGGCACCGGCGGTCAAGCACCAGGTCTTCTTTGATGATGTCAAGGTCCACGAGCGGTATTTGATTGGCGGGGAAAGGGACGGGTGGAGAGTAACCACGGCTACCCTGGACGTCGAGCATGGCGGTGGCCAGGTTGGTGTGCCGCCGGAGAACTACGTCGTGACACGCTTCCTTGATCAGTGCCGGGACAATCCGAAGATTGTGAAACGTCTGGAGGAAAACCCGCAACTGCTGGAAAGTGTTATAAACGTTTATATTGGAAGTGAGATTCAGAGGCTATGGGGTCTGCGTAACTCATGGCTGTCCGGCAGTGGGATACGTGCCCCCTATGCCGGCCCGCAACTGGGGCTGTACACCAAGATGTTCGGTGGGCAGATGATTGCCGATATCGCCAAAGTCCTCGGTCCCTGCACTTTCACGGAAGGCACTGAATGGGGAGTCGAGGATGACCTGTTTGAGGTCACGCAGCGCGCCGGTCTGTGTTTCGCTCCGGCAGGCACACCCGAAGCGCAGAAGATAATCATTTCCCGTGCCCTTGCCATCGGACGTCAGCCCGGTGGGCGGTCATGAGCCGGAAGCACTACTTTTTGCAC is a window from the Dehalococcoidales bacterium genome containing:
- a CDS encoding acyl-CoA dehydrogenase family protein; protein product: MDFSLEYTEEQEDFAGEVREWIKENVPAGLVNLRDPIKKTYEQWQLRRELGRRLGKKGWLYAGLSRQYGGGGLDAEHRFVLSREFEAAEIGYPPFYDSARLAVGPILSLGTDEQKERFLPPIFQGEVTTWQLFTEPEAGTDEANQQTDALRHEKEGEYFIINGSKIFVGGLYAPPDQLLLLTRSDREAPRHDNLAMFLAPGNLEGISITPLPLFVSGTLSQVIGSTVDQAPAVKHQVFFDDVKVHERYLIGGERDGWRVTTATLDVEHGGGQVGVPPENYVVTRFLDQCRDNPKIVKRLEENPQLLESVINVYIGSEIQRLWGLRNSWLSGSGIRAPYAGPQLGLYTKMFGGQMIADIAKVLGPCTFTEGTEWGVEDDLFEVTQRAGLCFAPAGTPEAQKIIISRALAIGRQPGGRS